GTTACGTCAGGAACGTTTTCGCTCGACGGCGGCACATGGGATGTGGATAACAATGTCTGGATTGTGGGTGACGACAATGAGTGCATCATCATCGACGCACCACACGACATCCAGCCAATCCTGACAGCAATCTCGGGACGTACGGTGAAGGCGATCCTGCTCACCCATGCCCACGACGATCACATTGGGGCAGCACTGGAGCTACAAAAATCCACGGGCGCACCGATCCATCTCCACAGCGAGGACCGCATGCTGTGGGACCGGGTCTACCCGGATCATGCCCCCGATGGTGACGTCGCCGACGGTGACACCTTCGACGTTGCTGGAGTTCAACTAACAGCGCTGCATACGCCGGGGCACTCCCCCGGTTCAGTCAGTTACCACTTACCGTCAGAGAAAGCGGTGTTCACCGGCGACACATTGTTCAACGGCGGACCTGGGGCCACTGGCCGCTCCTACAGTGATTTCCCGACCATCATCAATTCAATCCGGGACCGGCTCTTCGTGCTTCCTGGCGAGACTGTGGTCCGGACAGGTCACGGCGATTCAACGACCATCGGAGCAGAATCACCTCACCTTGAAGAGTGGATCCGGCAGGGAGCCTGAATCTACCCAACCCGCTCGGTGAGCCAAGGCCAGGAACGTTCGTGCAGTGACGCATAGTCGGCGTAGGCATCCAATACTGCTGCCCTAACGTCCTCAACACAAAGCCCTGGCACCAGGTCTTCCGCGGCACCCGCCGTCGTCGTGTCCCAGACGAGGTCAAGCGCCGAATAAACGTCGGTGAGGACATTCCGGATCGGAGCTGAATTTTCGACGACGATTACAGATGAGAACATCCACGCGCCGGCAACAATGCGCTGGGCTGTCCCTACCAGTTTCACCTCTGGGCCCGACGACGG
This region of Arthrobacter roseus genomic DNA includes:
- a CDS encoding MBL fold metallo-hydrolase; translation: MITIDNAVTSGTFSLDGGTWDVDNNVWIVGDDNECIIIDAPHDIQPILTAISGRTVKAILLTHAHDDHIGAALELQKSTGAPIHLHSEDRMLWDRVYPDHAPDGDVADGDTFDVAGVQLTALHTPGHSPGSVSYHLPSEKAVFTGDTLFNGGPGATGRSYSDFPTIINSIRDRLFVLPGETVVRTGHGDSTTIGAESPHLEEWIRQGA